A stretch of DNA from Plasmodium vinckei vinckei genome assembly, chromosome: PVVCY_07:
aatttcctTGTCTTTTAGTAGCTTAAATTTCTCTACTTCAAATTCTTCtttttgtattaaatttattttatctatccattcatttaattcattttctttatagaCTAATTTGGATCTTATTTCTTCGATATcttttatacatttattatattcattttcagTTTTAATTACTTgctcattatttttatctctttcaaatcttatttttttacattctttatttaaaaatatattttttatttctacatttttacataaCTTATTTTCCTCTTCTTTTAATATCCTTTTTTCTTCaatccttttttttaaatcatttatttttttttttttcaaaattatatacttCTCAATCTTACTAAAccgtttttttaatttccatatatctgtattattttcttctaattgtatttcttttttttttatttcttcaaacaaaatatttatttcattattttgaaatttcTCATATAGTGTGTCTTTATATTCTTCTTCTTTATCTTCCCATTTATTGtcatattcattttctGTTTCTTCATCACTTTCTGTTACAACATCAGTTAAAAGATCATCAGTAGATATGTCACTTATTTCAGGATACTTATCaatgttcattttttctttctctacatttatattttcattttttttattgtcttttattatttctccATCATATGAaggtatattattatttttgctCCCCATTATATTCAtggatttattttctttacaattttcatctttatttttttccttatcCACACTTTTGCtagtattatattttacaaaatgtttagttaattatattgaaaataaaaatgtttacttttaaatatatataacatgtgtgtgcttattttattatttaaaattatgaaaaaaaaacataaaaatttaatcaTACATTACttatactatttttgtgtgtaaacttttatttaaatatattaccctttttaatttaatataaaaattgtatatttttcaaataccTTATAGTAGTATATAgatatagatataaatgtagaaaaccgtttattattttttttttcaatttttaaatcctttatatttattatttttatgcagTATGCtgactttaaaaaaatgcttATTCTCGGATTAAtataagcaaaaaaaaaatataagaattcattgcttttttttaattattcatactttaatttttttaactccCTCGTTaagattaaaaaatattataacttatttaaaaattaaaagattagacatgatatatatattttttattttccattaattaaagaaaagtatatatacacattatGCAtgcttaaaaataaaaattatatgattaATTTTCATGTGTTGCATTCtctttataaattaattcatAAGAATAGTAttgtctatttttataaaaatagataaaTAATTACACAAAAAAGTAATGAAAGAAAACGATTGCTAATGTTTAAGTTTACTCGTGATCCATATCCCCTTATATTCTATTCCCACACAAATAACATCACTTTTATGGACAAACATACATCCTtctgttttatatttccataCTATTtccataatatatacacaatAAGAAACCCTGTTTATATGCACATACAGTTTTATatcttatttatttaccaTACATTAttgcattatatatatactattttttaattgttcAAATTCTATagaaaacataaaaatgcaatttataatatggatgctgcatttttttaattttaaacgATCAAcatattcataatattatatttttcctttttaaattttaaaaaaagggaaataatatatattacacatatatgtaatacACATTTTATAGCAAAACTATGTTATAGCAAATTcgttacaaaatattttgcatTTCATCCTATTAATATgcacataaaatatatcattaaaatttttaattatataattcgggtattacattttttcgACTTTGTTTAAACTTTATTCACCGTCTTTTGTTGTgtttcttcattattacatattctTCAACATTCATTATATGttactttaaaaaatttgatgatttttttaattttcctaattttttctattttttttttccatttttttttcccattttttttcactaaTTTTCTATTCGTGCATGAATTGtccaattattttattctttgttttttttcataatattttatttcaatatatttcaaatagATTTCCTATAAAATTCCCATTTTATGagataattttattataaaaataatatttactcctgtactattttataattttaaatttcaTTCATTAAAACCGTTAATGCTCTTTGtctgtttttttctttcgaAAAATACAAGGGtgaattttttgttttatatttcatttttttacacaaaaaaataaagacatgagatatttgtttatgtatatatatcacaTGTATGAACAATAACCTACACATTTTTGAATGttgtacatttttttaaattaaatttattatttatcatGTTACCGTtgctattttatatttataatatttatttctatatacTGCACGCccatatttcttttattttttttccacaCATTTTTACTTAACTATATCCAAACATCATAATTAGCTATTTCTTTTaccttattttatatttttacttacttacttatttttacatcCATTTCCAAAGACATTGATGATGTGCTATTTGCACTGATCTATCtgtattaattatttgtttgcTTTATATTTACGCCTTTCACTTTATTGctttcaaaattattcataatttatattctacttttattttttaatttcttaCCTTTTTTGTGTGATTCTATGCATCactaaaattaaaaatcaTGTACATGTACATACTTACCtgctttaaaaaataaactccATCTTATAGATACAAAAGTTTCATCATATTTGTTTCAATTTATTCGTTCCTTCTTTTCCTAAACTTTATGATTTAATTTGTTAGTTCGATGGAAAGAGATAAATTCAGTTATTACCATAACAAAGACAGCTATGAAACTTGCAGTACATTAACAGGTATATCATTTTCtcaccatttttatatacctttatatatatactggaatatataaatactggaatatatatataatacttttttctttatcctCGTAGTTGATTCATTTCATTCTTTTACTGAAAGCAAATTCTTGATTAGAAAAAAACCAAATGGAGATGATGAACATAATGCCAATGCAATTTCCAATAAAATTTCGTCAAGTTTTATAGGtttgaatttatttaaatattttatatttcaattaaaatcttatttttctttgtaAAACTatatttcacttttttatttttcagcGATGCTGCAAGGGGTCGAGGTTCTTTGCAACCTACCCATTCTGTACATTTTCAAGGACACGTATCAGCTTCATCCCGGTAATTTATAATACCCCAATTTGTATACCCTCACCATACAAACATGCCTATgtatatccatattttatgcttacgtgaaagtgaaaaaaatataattacttaatttttttttttcattatatagcTAGTCTTAACATACTAAtaagtataataaaaatccCATGGGCaatcaaattattatggGGAATAATTTCAGACACATATCCTATATTTGGCtatagaagaaaatattatttaatgtttGGATCAggattatgtatattatcattattaattttaggATTAATATCACATACTAATATATCTTTAacgatatttttattagttgcatatttttttggaaGTGCTCTTTGTAATGTTATTGGTGAAGCACAAGTAATTGAGGCAGGTAGAAAAGGGTCTATAAATTCAACAGCTAAAAATATTGCAACTTTTTTTGCCGTTAGAAAAATTGGATTTGCTATAATGCATTATCTATCTGGTTATTTATTGTCTATTATGACTAAccaacatatttttttgatttccTCTATTCTACcattatctatatttatatctgcTTTTTTTGTTGTTGAAAAAAGGAGTTATAAAAAACGTAAAATAGAAAAGCAAATAAAAtctatatatgaaataatcaaaacatcttatattcaaaaattaattctatttatatttataatgacATCAACACCATCTAGTGgaagtatattatttttttttatggcTAATGAATTACAATTTACACCAAAATTATTAGGAAAAATATCAATGTTTCAATCCATAGCTAGCTTACtagctattttattatatatgttaatacttaataaaattagcaTACAAAAATTACTACTATATTCAACAATTATAATAGCACCATTTAGTTTACTCCCATTATTAGCtgttcaaaaaattaatatttttataccaAACAcactatttattataacaGATACTATATTAGTAGAATTTGTTGGTGAATTACAATCTATCCCTATATTAGTAGAATGCTCAAGAATAATACCTGAAGGTTTTGAATCAACAAtctattcatttttattatccgtaaataattttgcaATAATGGTTAGCTCACTTATTTCATCTATATTAACATATCAACTAGGTATAACATCAACTAATTTTGATAATCTACCAAAGATGATAGTCATTTGTTGCcttacaaatataataccaattatttttttatataatacaacCAAATTTGACAATAATTCGAAAGCTTATAAAAGTAGAAACAAGCATACTCTTAATTCTTGGGATAGTGAATCCTCATTATTTGATTCCCAAtcatatgaaataaaaaattgtgaagacataaaatattttatcacaGAAAATGGACATGATATACCAATACAATAACcactgaaaaaaaaaaatacacagtcataattttttgtaccATTTCAatgaaaaaagtataaataaaaataaccaAATTGTGGCGAACCATAAAATAGCATTTATGATATTAGCTAGTTATAATAGCTTTACCATATCCTACACAtgtaatacaaatatatgagatataaaattttcaccCATCCAAATAATCAATAATTACAcattttacataatttaattaatttttttatattttatttgttttttaaataaatttatcataatcatatttatattttttcattatgtAATAACTTTAACAGTGTGCTTGTCTTTCAAAGCCCcccttttatattttttcgtaTTTTCAAACAAAGCCAAAttttgtgaaaaaaaatatcatttattttatttataaaatagtaaaagTATACAggtcttttttttacacgtcaaataaaattttacaaaatattaagaaacatatttatatatttattttggttattattctttttttttaatctaaaaaaattattattatttttgacCAGGCTAATAAAACGACACCAATcgaagaataaaaaataaataaaaaacaagtgtaaaatatataataaaaaaaatcgaaataattatttatataaatacaattatCATTACTttgcttatatttttataactattcacaaatttgttaattattatgtttgaattttttttccattaatACTGATATTTTAtcctaaattattttaaccCTTTCAGTAAAATAGAAAGATTacttacatatatatatatgccaTCATTTTAAAATGAATGGTTATGacaattcaaaaaatgatgattcCCCTGAAGAACATGAaggtatatttatatatactccTATAATTACTCACTAAGTGTACATAATaacaattattttgttgGATTTTGTTGCATTTTGTTGCATTTGATTGATTTTCACTAATTTattaagaatatatatatgtgtatgcatatatcattattatatatttttcttctttatatatagtgGTTACCagctttaaaaaatattactttGAAGACAAAGATCCAATGCATGTCGCTGCTCTTAAATCGTTAGAAAAGTATGGTTACATGagttttgaaatattaagaaagaaataaaatgggCTTATACACACACACCTAATAATTACCTAAGCCCATATATAGCGTATTCGTCTTAATttgcattttattttattttattttatttttagctCCTTAAAAAGTAGTAATACGAAAACCAATTtcgaatattttatgaaactAAACGAAGCTAAATCCCAAttaaacaattatataaaaaatgaaaatgtaaaaaaacaaattatattagCTCCACATTCAAAAAGAA
This window harbors:
- a CDS encoding folate transporter 1, putative, which produces MERDKFSYYHNKDSYETCSTLTVDSFHSFTESKFLIRKKPNGDDEHNANAISNKISSSFIAMLQGVEVLCNLPILYIFKDTYQLHPASLNILISIIKIPWAIKLLWGIISDTYPIFGYRRKYYLMFGSGLCILSLLILGLISHTNISLTIFLLVAYFFGSALCNVIGEAQVIEAGRKGSINSTAKNIATFFAVRKIGFAIMHYLSGYLLSIMTNQHIFLISSILPLSIFISAFFVVEKRSYKKRKIEKQIKSIYEIIKTSYIQKLILFIFIMTSTPSSGSILFFFMANELQFTPKLLGKISMFQSIASLLAILLYMLILNKISIQKLLLYSTIIIAPFSLLPLLAVQKINIFIPNTLFIITDTILVEFVGELQSIPILVECSRIIPEGFESTIYSFLLSVNNFAIMVSSLISSILTYQLGITSTNFDNLPKMIVICCLTNIIPIIFLYNTTKFDNNSKAYKSRNKHTLNSWDSESSLFDSQSYEIKNCEDIKYFITENGHDIPIQ